The following are from one region of the Arthrobacter sp. TMP15 genome:
- a CDS encoding YdcF family protein, producing the protein MPALHMPRKKTIFIAGAVLAALFLAWLLTAYQLFYNVHTTPAKKADAVVMLGGASKERLLDAMLLRSELGAKYLVISQTDTPGNASADEYCDTHSNEAIYSDVVCFTPSPMDTRGEATALGKLATQHHWKTMTVVTSRYHIERAGVLMSQCINAEVTMASTTPQFSTWQWLRRFVIETGGLLEVNLQPQCGATLSGLGLTS; encoded by the coding sequence ATGCCCGCACTCCACATGCCCCGTAAAAAAACCATCTTCATTGCTGGGGCAGTCCTCGCGGCACTCTTCCTCGCGTGGCTCCTTACGGCTTATCAGCTGTTTTACAACGTCCATACCACTCCGGCAAAAAAAGCTGATGCGGTGGTTATGTTGGGAGGGGCCAGCAAAGAACGTTTACTGGATGCGATGCTGCTACGCTCCGAACTTGGAGCCAAATATTTGGTCATCTCACAGACAGACACCCCCGGCAATGCAAGCGCGGATGAGTACTGTGACACTCACAGCAACGAAGCAATCTATTCCGACGTTGTGTGCTTTACCCCTTCCCCAATGGACACAAGAGGTGAGGCGACTGCACTGGGTAAATTGGCCACACAACACCACTGGAAAACAATGACCGTAGTGACCTCCAGATACCACATCGAACGGGCTGGGGTCCTAATGAGTCAATGCATCAATGCCGAGGTCACCATGGCATCCACCACCCCGCAATTCTCCACCTGGCAGTGGTTGCGCCGCTTTGTCATTGAGACGGGTGGTCTCCTCGAAGTCAATTTACAGCCGCAGTGCGGGGCCACATTGTCCGGGTTAGGATTGACCAGCTAG
- the wecB gene encoding UDP-N-acetylglucosamine 2-epimerase (non-hydrolyzing): protein MLRIMPIFGTRPEAIKMAPIVSAFHADDRFECIVTVTGQHREMLDQVNELFGIVPNHDLNILQPGQTLSDILTRTINGLDRLLAAEKPDAVVVQGDTTTSTAGAIAAFYRGIPVIHAEAGLRSHNLHSPFPEEANRKITTQVASLHLAPTSTSKANLQAEGVNEADIVVTGNTVIDALLATVGKEIAFTDPVLEELASSGKRILLVTTHRRENQGDAMRGVGRALARIAKSDPELVIVLPAHKNPVVREAVLPAIEGLTNVIITEPLAYGEFTRMLSLATVVLTDSGGVQEEAPSLGKPVLVMRDNTERPEAVVAGTVKLIGTDEERIVEETTRLFQDAEYFESMASAVNPYGDGLAASRTVAAAAQLLGVGQRTQEFIS, encoded by the coding sequence GTGCTCCGTATCATGCCCATATTCGGCACCCGTCCCGAGGCTATCAAAATGGCTCCGATCGTATCGGCCTTTCATGCAGATGACCGCTTCGAATGCATTGTCACAGTCACTGGGCAACATCGCGAAATGCTTGACCAGGTCAATGAATTATTTGGGATTGTTCCCAACCATGATCTGAATATCCTCCAGCCTGGCCAGACCCTGTCGGATATCTTGACCCGCACCATCAATGGACTCGATAGACTTCTCGCCGCCGAAAAACCCGACGCAGTGGTGGTTCAGGGAGACACAACTACTTCTACGGCTGGCGCCATTGCAGCTTTCTACCGCGGCATTCCCGTGATACATGCGGAAGCGGGCCTGCGTAGCCACAACCTGCACTCTCCCTTTCCCGAGGAGGCAAATCGTAAAATTACGACTCAGGTGGCCAGTCTGCATTTAGCCCCAACCAGCACAAGCAAAGCTAACTTACAGGCCGAGGGAGTCAATGAAGCCGATATTGTTGTCACAGGCAATACTGTTATCGACGCACTCTTGGCTACTGTGGGCAAGGAGATCGCTTTCACCGATCCTGTCCTGGAAGAACTTGCTTCGAGCGGCAAGAGGATTCTGCTAGTCACAACTCACCGTCGCGAAAACCAAGGCGACGCGATGCGCGGTGTGGGAAGAGCGTTGGCTCGAATCGCCAAATCAGATCCTGAACTTGTCATCGTGCTCCCGGCTCATAAAAATCCAGTGGTCCGGGAGGCTGTCCTGCCTGCAATTGAAGGACTCACTAACGTGATCATCACCGAGCCACTAGCTTATGGTGAGTTTACCCGAATGCTTTCTTTAGCAACTGTTGTATTGACCGATTCAGGTGGCGTCCAGGAAGAAGCTCCTAGCTTAGGTAAACCCGTCCTGGTCATGCGAGATAACACCGAGCGCCCGGAAGCCGTTGTGGCTGGGACCGTCAAGCTTATCGGAACAGATGAAGAGCGCATCGTCGAAGAAACAACACGGCTATTCCAAGACGCTGAGTACTTTGAGTCAATGGCATCAGCAGTAAACCCCTACGGTGATGGTCTCGCTGCCTCACGAACAGTAGCAGCAGCCGCACAACTCCTAGGCGTCGGTCAGCGAACACAGGAATTTATCTCCTAA
- a CDS encoding ISL3 family transposase produces the protein MNNATCCPGWRARADALLDVPGIHVIAVENTAREQIITVETDQSLTGCPVCGVVAIGYGRRVVRLHDTPDHGRPVRLDWAKRIWRCADPHCPAGTFTETHELASVKAKLTTRAITCATDALSRFDTSVSALAYQLGVSWHTLWKPVKAEAERRTSMSERLAGVDALGVDEHVWVHTGFPGSGMVTGIIDHTRDAHGVVHARLLDLVEGRSGKTYADWLKAQSPEFRAGIKVAILDPFRGYANAIRDELPDAIQVLDAFHVVKLASTMVDDVRRRVQQGILGHRGRKGDPLFQIRRSLQIGAEHLSEKQIDRLNEKLEAGDPKHEVTLAWQCYQQVRAIYHAPPEKGRELVAKALTSFPSCPIPEIARLGRTLKSWRQEILTYFKTQGASNGPTEAVNGVIETTRRIARGFRNFSNYRLRNLLSAGDHRRYRIKPTNHA, from the coding sequence ATGAATAATGCTACTTGTTGCCCGGGCTGGCGTGCGCGTGCCGACGCTCTCCTAGATGTTCCAGGTATCCACGTCATTGCCGTGGAAAACACCGCCCGCGAGCAAATCATCACTGTTGAAACCGACCAGAGTCTCACTGGCTGCCCGGTCTGTGGGGTCGTGGCTATTGGCTACGGCCGGCGCGTGGTGCGTCTGCATGACACTCCGGATCATGGCCGCCCGGTCCGGCTAGATTGGGCCAAACGAATATGGCGCTGCGCTGACCCCCACTGCCCTGCCGGGACCTTCACAGAGACCCATGAATTGGCATCAGTAAAGGCGAAACTGACCACCCGCGCGATCACTTGTGCCACTGATGCGCTCTCCCGCTTCGACACCTCGGTCTCAGCCCTTGCCTACCAGCTCGGTGTTTCCTGGCACACCCTCTGGAAGCCGGTGAAGGCTGAAGCGGAACGCCGCACCAGCATGAGTGAGCGGTTGGCGGGGGTGGATGCGTTGGGTGTTGATGAGCATGTCTGGGTTCATACCGGCTTTCCGGGTTCGGGCATGGTCACTGGCATTATTGACCACACCCGCGACGCCCACGGTGTCGTGCATGCCCGGCTGCTTGACCTGGTCGAGGGCCGGTCAGGGAAAACATACGCAGACTGGCTCAAAGCCCAGAGCCCGGAATTCCGGGCAGGAATCAAGGTTGCCATCTTGGATCCGTTCCGTGGCTATGCCAACGCGATCCGTGACGAGCTGCCTGATGCGATCCAGGTCCTTGATGCTTTCCATGTGGTGAAACTTGCCTCCACAATGGTTGATGACGTTCGCCGCAGGGTGCAGCAAGGCATCCTCGGGCACCGCGGCCGCAAGGGCGATCCGCTGTTTCAGATCCGCCGTTCCCTACAGATCGGGGCTGAGCACTTGAGCGAGAAGCAGATTGACCGGTTGAACGAGAAGCTCGAGGCCGGGGATCCAAAACATGAAGTCACGCTCGCTTGGCAGTGCTACCAACAAGTCCGGGCCATCTACCACGCACCGCCAGAAAAAGGACGGGAGCTCGTGGCCAAAGCCTTGACGTCTTTCCCGTCGTGCCCGATCCCGGAAATCGCTAGGCTCGGGCGGACCTTGAAATCATGGCGGCAAGAAATACTCACATATTTCAAAACCCAAGGGGCCTCGAACGGTCCCACGGAGGCCGTGAACGGAGTCATCGAAACCACCCGCAGGATTGCTCGTGGGTTTAGGAACTTCTCGAACTACCGGTTGCGCAATCTGCTCAGTGCCGGAGACCACCGCCGGTACCGGATCAAACCCACCAACCATGCCTAA
- a CDS encoding FkbM family methyltransferase, with product MGALLKPGDLVVDAGANIGNHSLYFAGIRGCKVVAFEPIPQTAKVLKHNIEINFLDELIELRNRALGATRGNAVLDAYDENNVGAARLTSRPGLHFEAKFVVSTLDEEFFSQTIRLLKVDVEGMDLEVLEGAQAIINRDRPIITCEAATETSRGRLLDWAAATGYTWVGTYCATATLILAPNEVDRRNDIELIRSAQARSSSLRTTDLEARLLRSNRYTERLHREALALNDELTLKLESLHQQVEGLEARMKDGIRRD from the coding sequence GTGGGCGCTCTCCTCAAGCCGGGCGATCTCGTCGTTGACGCAGGTGCGAATATTGGGAATCATTCCCTCTACTTTGCAGGAATTCGTGGCTGCAAAGTGGTCGCATTCGAACCGATTCCCCAGACTGCTAAAGTCCTCAAGCACAATATTGAAATCAATTTCTTAGACGAGCTAATCGAGCTGCGTAATCGTGCTTTGGGAGCCACCCGAGGCAACGCGGTTCTTGATGCCTACGACGAAAATAATGTCGGTGCCGCGAGACTGACTTCGCGACCAGGACTACATTTCGAAGCAAAATTCGTGGTTAGCACTCTCGATGAAGAATTCTTTAGTCAAACCATCCGACTCTTAAAAGTTGATGTCGAGGGCATGGACTTGGAGGTTCTCGAGGGTGCGCAGGCCATCATCAACCGCGACCGCCCTATAATTACCTGCGAGGCTGCAACCGAAACCAGTCGAGGTCGTCTCCTAGATTGGGCTGCAGCTACTGGCTACACCTGGGTTGGAACATACTGTGCTACAGCGACCTTGATCTTAGCACCAAATGAAGTCGACCGCCGAAACGATATTGAGTTGATCCGTAGCGCCCAGGCCCGATCTTCATCTCTAAGGACCACAGATCTTGAGGCGCGGCTCCTACGCTCAAATCGATATACAGAACGGCTTCATCGCGAAGCTCTCGCACTCAACGATGAACTGACTCTAAAACTGGAGAGTCTTCACCAGCAGGTTGAAGGACTCGAAGCCCGAATGAAGGATGGAATTAGGCGTGATTAG
- a CDS encoding DUF6270 domain-containing protein: protein MISGQAPERDYSRWTNQKHLVWSSAENFFRDSKFADGIHTLKFGDGAELDIMLRGLNSQSQLAVPVFFSGAVQDRARKSGPFFSGETIAHELSIPFISIADPGLEIDGSTHIAWYAGSLEFDVVTAISSLLESIATRLDRELLLIGGCAGGFAAILFGTILGDRASVLAWNPQTDILRYAPSFVQQYLVSAFAENFSTDNFDADWREKAKIYLDGIGVETSLMNAARNQLPRRMFIIQNASDWHVREHTAPLINHFGMDYWSRGLHTKNSSHAIWITDFGEGHAPLPSAAVASAIKEFLTPAATIDSVQTSLIRTGFNAGVQPGTEPRSLTHIADRLIQEMKLVWKHDRESQSVEIEFGRIPPHFGGLRFGFFTELDSGQLHQLRWFSSVSSFKFSGKQSTLGKTITVKVQDGFGQAIGALNMEVPPKKNRIFIYGSCVSRDPFSFEHDFELVDYVARSSLGSAFASPPDRYSLNSPPDLTKIDSAFQRRMVKIDVEKRLHSLLLDSNFDVLLLDLIDERLQLFPFCGTYLTYSVELQRSGVSSLRAGLIPPGSSEFFKLWETGLEKLIHACSPTRIIVNKTYWATHMVDGSPLPQQDNIARNNDILDALYARLASLDGIRFIEYPTKSLVADSDHKWGVAPYHYVPGAGEHLLASLEMILRQP from the coding sequence GTGATTAGCGGCCAAGCACCAGAACGAGACTACTCGCGATGGACTAACCAAAAACACTTGGTGTGGAGTAGCGCCGAGAACTTCTTCCGAGACTCTAAATTCGCCGACGGAATCCATACGCTCAAATTTGGTGATGGAGCAGAACTCGACATAATGCTGAGGGGTCTAAATTCCCAGTCTCAACTGGCCGTACCCGTGTTCTTCTCTGGGGCAGTACAAGACAGAGCACGAAAATCCGGACCATTCTTCTCAGGGGAAACGATTGCGCACGAACTTTCCATCCCTTTCATTTCCATAGCTGATCCCGGCTTGGAAATCGATGGCTCCACCCATATCGCCTGGTATGCAGGAAGTCTTGAGTTCGATGTGGTAACTGCTATTTCTAGTTTGCTTGAATCGATCGCAACACGTCTTGATCGGGAGCTTCTCCTAATCGGCGGATGCGCCGGAGGATTCGCTGCAATTCTTTTCGGCACTATCCTCGGTGATCGTGCGTCAGTACTGGCTTGGAATCCCCAAACAGACATCTTACGGTATGCTCCCTCGTTCGTGCAGCAGTACCTTGTCTCCGCCTTCGCCGAAAATTTTAGCACCGATAATTTCGATGCTGACTGGCGTGAAAAGGCTAAAATCTACCTAGACGGAATCGGCGTTGAAACGAGCTTAATGAACGCTGCACGAAATCAGCTCCCTCGTCGTATGTTTATAATCCAGAATGCATCCGATTGGCATGTACGGGAACATACGGCACCACTAATTAATCATTTCGGCATGGATTACTGGTCGCGCGGGCTACACACGAAAAACTCCAGTCACGCTATCTGGATCACAGACTTTGGCGAAGGTCACGCACCGCTTCCGTCGGCCGCTGTGGCCTCGGCTATAAAAGAGTTTCTCACACCTGCTGCCACAATCGATTCCGTGCAGACCAGTCTCATCAGGACCGGATTCAATGCCGGGGTGCAACCAGGGACGGAACCCCGCAGTCTGACTCATATAGCGGACCGCCTCATACAAGAAATGAAGCTTGTATGGAAGCACGACCGAGAATCCCAAAGTGTCGAAATTGAATTCGGAAGAATTCCACCACATTTTGGCGGCCTACGTTTTGGCTTCTTTACGGAACTCGATAGTGGTCAGCTACACCAGCTTCGCTGGTTTTCTTCGGTCAGTTCGTTTAAATTTTCCGGGAAGCAATCCACTCTCGGTAAAACTATCACTGTAAAAGTGCAGGACGGCTTCGGCCAAGCCATTGGTGCATTAAATATGGAAGTTCCTCCCAAAAAAAATCGAATTTTTATCTATGGCAGTTGCGTTTCTCGGGATCCATTCTCTTTTGAACATGACTTTGAATTAGTTGACTACGTGGCACGGTCCTCGCTTGGAAGCGCTTTTGCTTCTCCGCCGGACAGATATAGTTTGAACTCACCACCTGATTTGACCAAGATTGATAGTGCTTTCCAAAGAAGGATGGTGAAAATAGACGTGGAAAAGCGCCTCCATTCATTACTCCTCGATTCAAATTTCGATGTCCTTTTATTAGATCTTATTGACGAGCGTCTTCAACTTTTTCCTTTTTGCGGAACCTATTTAACTTACTCCGTAGAATTGCAACGTTCGGGCGTGTCTTCTCTAAGAGCTGGACTGATTCCACCGGGATCCTCTGAGTTTTTTAAACTTTGGGAAACGGGCCTTGAGAAACTCATACACGCTTGCTCACCTACACGAATCATCGTTAACAAAACATATTGGGCTACTCATATGGTTGATGGAAGTCCTTTGCCACAGCAGGACAACATCGCGAGAAATAACGATATTCTGGACGCACTGTACGCCCGGCTTGCTTCTCTCGATGGAATTCGATTTATAGAATATCCAACCAAATCCCTGGTTGCAGATTCGGACCATAAGTGGGGGGTGGCTCCTTACCATTATGTTCCAGGAGCTGGCGAGCACCTCCTCGCCTCGCTTGAAATGATATTAAGACAACCATGA
- a CDS encoding transposase gives MTGLRALNALTLPHPDAATTIFNLKDYRVLETQILDYGQRRVHVESTVESGCPGCGVIGTRCHSRRWQRVRDIPIAGPVEVLWRKRRYFCDESVCERKTFSEATAQVPARARSTRRLHGALVDAVVSSGRAATETAIAHGVSWWLVQKALTMAATKLPNVDLLRPRMLGIDEHRFRSVRFFKNTETNTWQRIEPWMTTIVDLDTGQILGVVDGRDHTGVGAWLIKRPLEWRLGVQVVAIDPSAAFRKALRMWLPRTAVSVDHFHLIQLTNQALTEVRQHLSHRRGGVVAGPWIRPGHTGCCSCGALIHCRKQPRQGWRKSSQRMTPPGNSRQPGT, from the coding sequence ATGACAGGACTACGAGCCTTGAACGCGCTTACTTTGCCGCACCCTGATGCTGCCACCACGATCTTCAACCTCAAGGATTACCGGGTTCTTGAGACTCAGATCCTTGATTATGGGCAACGCCGCGTTCATGTTGAAAGTACCGTCGAGTCAGGCTGCCCCGGGTGCGGGGTGATCGGTACTCGGTGCCATTCCAGACGCTGGCAGCGAGTCCGGGACATCCCCATCGCTGGCCCGGTCGAGGTACTCTGGCGCAAGCGCCGCTACTTTTGCGATGAGTCAGTGTGCGAGCGAAAGACCTTTTCTGAGGCCACTGCCCAGGTTCCAGCCAGGGCTCGCTCTACCCGCCGGCTCCATGGCGCACTCGTTGATGCGGTGGTCTCTTCCGGGCGGGCAGCGACAGAAACAGCCATCGCCCATGGCGTCTCATGGTGGCTTGTGCAAAAAGCCTTGACCATGGCGGCAACGAAACTACCCAACGTTGATCTCCTCCGACCACGAATGCTCGGGATCGATGAACACCGCTTCCGGTCCGTGCGCTTCTTCAAAAACACCGAGACCAATACGTGGCAGCGGATCGAACCGTGGATGACAACGATCGTTGACCTAGATACCGGGCAGATCCTGGGTGTTGTTGACGGCAGGGACCACACCGGAGTCGGAGCATGGCTGATCAAGCGCCCCCTGGAGTGGCGGCTCGGCGTTCAAGTTGTAGCTATCGATCCCTCAGCAGCATTCCGCAAAGCCTTGCGGATGTGGCTGCCCCGCACCGCCGTCTCCGTTGATCACTTCCACCTCATCCAACTAACAAATCAGGCACTGACAGAGGTACGCCAACACCTTTCTCACAGGCGCGGGGGCGTCGTGGCCGGGCCGTGGATCCGGCCTGGGCACACCGGATGTTGCTCCTGCGGGGCGCTGATTCACTGTCGGAAGCAGCCAAGGCAAGGCTGGAGAAAGTCTTCGCAACGGATGACCCCACCGGGAAACTCAAGGCAGCCTGGGACGTGA
- a CDS encoding transposase: MLLLRGADSLSEAAKARLEKVFATDDPTGKLKAAWDVKEQVRTLLRTGSLEDAELAKEDLERLVKESDQPETTRLWRTLCRWWTEIEVLIVTGATTGKVEANNTSIKHIKRTGRGFVNSTNYTTRIMLRSAARTAVNFPLQ, from the coding sequence ATGTTGCTCCTGCGGGGCGCTGATTCACTGTCGGAAGCAGCCAAGGCAAGGCTGGAGAAAGTCTTCGCAACGGATGACCCCACCGGGAAACTCAAGGCAGCCTGGGACGTGAAAGAACAAGTACGAACACTGCTGCGCACCGGCTCGTTGGAAGACGCCGAACTAGCCAAGGAAGACCTCGAGCGGCTGGTGAAGGAATCCGACCAACCTGAGACGACCAGGCTGTGGCGGACGCTTTGCCGGTGGTGGACAGAGATTGAAGTCCTCATCGTCACCGGCGCCACCACAGGGAAAGTAGAAGCAAACAACACCAGCATCAAACACATCAAAAGGACAGGCCGCGGCTTCGTCAATAGCACCAACTACACAACACGCATTATGCTCAGAAGCGCCGCCAGAACAGCGGTGAACTTTCCATTGCAATAA
- a CDS encoding reverse transcriptase domain-containing protein, with translation MNVGEDPRARSDVARVKVQRMQVKLHRWAGSDPGKKFNDLFNLVCDPDFLLVAWERVASNRGAQTPGIDQVTKETISFWVGAEEFIDHIRGLLRTDSFRPQPVRRVEIPKVSGKIRQLGIPTLADRVVQASLKLVLEPIFEADFQPSSYGFRPNRRAQDAIADIHHYTSHGYETVLEADIKACFDRIDHTAR, from the coding sequence GTGAATGTCGGTGAGGACCCTCGTGCTCGCAGTGATGTGGCGCGGGTGAAAGTACAACGGATGCAGGTAAAGCTACATCGGTGGGCCGGGAGTGATCCCGGTAAGAAGTTCAATGATCTGTTCAACCTTGTCTGTGACCCCGATTTTCTTCTGGTTGCGTGGGAACGCGTGGCCAGTAATCGTGGTGCACAGACGCCCGGGATTGATCAGGTAACGAAAGAAACCATCAGTTTCTGGGTGGGGGCAGAGGAATTCATTGATCACATCCGCGGCCTGTTGAGGACGGATTCGTTTCGGCCGCAACCAGTGCGGCGGGTGGAGATCCCTAAGGTTAGTGGGAAGATCAGGCAACTGGGCATTCCGACATTGGCTGACAGGGTGGTGCAGGCGTCGTTGAAGCTGGTGCTGGAACCGATATTCGAAGCGGATTTCCAACCGTCTTCGTATGGGTTCAGACCGAATCGGCGGGCACAGGATGCTATCGCAGACATTCACCATTACACATCTCATGGGTATGAGACGGTGCTCGAGGCAGACATCAAGGCGTGTTTCGATCGCATCGATCACACCGCTCGTTGA